Proteins encoded in a region of the Catalinimonas alkaloidigena genome:
- a CDS encoding aldo/keto reductase encodes MKYNILGDTGLLVSELCLGTMTFGGKGYFEAVGKVQQEGVNELVKAAVEAGINFIDTANVYSEGLSEEMTGKALKDLGLNRHELIVATKVRGQMGQGPNQTGLSRHHIHQQVEASLKRLQTDYIDLYQIHGFDPFVPLEETLDALNILVEHGKVRYIGCSNLAAWQIVKARACSEQKGWAKFKSLQAYYTIAGRDLEREIIPMLEDQRMGLMVWSPLAGGLLSGKYKRNGEGPADARRANFDFPPVDRERAFNILDVLHPMAESKGVSVARLALAWLLQQPAVTTVIIGAKRLEQLNDNLAAIDVTFTDEELQQLDDVSQLPPEYPGWMLKRQARDREAQQKELHVK; translated from the coding sequence ATGAAATACAACATTTTGGGAGACACGGGCTTACTGGTCTCCGAACTGTGCCTGGGCACCATGACGTTCGGCGGGAAAGGGTACTTCGAAGCCGTGGGGAAGGTGCAACAGGAGGGCGTGAACGAGCTGGTGAAAGCCGCCGTGGAGGCGGGTATCAACTTCATCGACACGGCCAACGTCTACTCGGAGGGACTCTCGGAGGAGATGACCGGCAAGGCGCTGAAAGACCTGGGACTGAACCGGCACGAGCTGATCGTCGCCACCAAAGTCCGTGGGCAGATGGGGCAGGGGCCTAACCAGACGGGGCTGTCTCGTCATCACATTCATCAGCAGGTGGAAGCGAGCCTCAAACGACTGCAAACCGACTACATCGACTTGTACCAGATTCACGGCTTCGATCCGTTTGTACCGCTGGAAGAAACCCTCGACGCGTTGAATATTCTGGTAGAACACGGCAAGGTGCGCTACATCGGGTGCAGCAACCTGGCCGCGTGGCAGATCGTAAAGGCGCGGGCCTGTTCGGAGCAGAAGGGCTGGGCAAAGTTTAAATCCCTGCAAGCCTACTACACCATTGCCGGGCGCGACCTGGAACGCGAAATCATCCCGATGCTGGAAGACCAGCGCATGGGGTTGATGGTGTGGAGTCCGCTGGCCGGTGGGCTGCTCAGCGGCAAATACAAACGCAACGGCGAAGGACCAGCCGACGCCCGGCGGGCCAATTTCGATTTTCCGCCCGTTGACCGGGAGCGGGCTTTCAACATTCTGGATGTATTGCACCCGATGGCCGAGTCGAAAGGCGTTTCGGTGGCGCGGCTGGCCCTGGCGTGGCTGTTGCAGCAACCGGCCGTCACCACGGTCATCATCGGCGCAAAGCGCCTGGAACAACTGAACGACAACCTGGCGGCCATCGACGTGACCTTCACGGACGAGGAACTGCAACAACTGGACGATGTGAGCCAGTTGCCGCCGGAATATCCGGGTTGGATGCTCAAGCGACAAGCCCGCGACCGCGAAGCGCAACAGAAAGAGCTACACGTGAAGTAG
- a CDS encoding esterase-like activity of phytase family protein, translated as MPSFSLVPPRARSQSARWLTQTLLWGGTAAVLLSTAAHAQDDQLLKRAVLDAATFSPGPTSGTRIGEGSVNGQPVPFVDQQPVQGISAILANDNGTFWVMSDNGFGSFENSADYLLRVYLIKPRFEKKGGGKGDIKVLKYITLHDPDQHIPFAITNAFSDERLLTGADFDIESIQRDRDGTLWFGDEFGPFLLHTDAQGKVLEAPIALPDFANEGQDVRAPQNPYLEEASAGRIMNAMYAHAKRFGNERVPVMSPWYVMIDDQDPTTFDPSRETPPAGLPAASSDIFNVSSLQSAGYPVVAWTVNDSASMQKLMQQGVNGIISDNPALLWEMVSQYDGNGDGQPDFLDEEGLLDVHLFDAQGHRGGRNLRPENTLPAMEAALDYLMTTLETDCGITADGVPILDHDPHIESAKARKADGTPYTYEDEVLVKDLTLAEIQTTFIADQLLAGRPDQTNDLTLSPVSVAFASAKGLMSPYVMPSLAQLFEFVDYYVYYYHYGPGSSSPNAALRWKNAARVRFNIETKTNPRTDTDNRGDVFAERTIATEPFAKAVADVIMAHGLEERADIQSFDFNTLLVVHAYAPAIRTVCLFGDFPKVGDSGDGTNLQDQDGTNTPWLGGLYWPYRQTKRDHPVRAQGSGGFEGMAYDPWAKRLLPLLEKPLIGDDPRQLLIHEFDLPSKSYTGVQYRYPLHPRGAAIGDFILFNPKRGLIIERDGSQGNLEGFKQVYEIELFDDGALVGKKDAVDLLDLRDPHQISGPGLPGDVGLGERFAFPFVTIESVVVFNDKRIGILNDNNYPFSIGRHVGAGLPDDNEFIVLKLGEKLGKGHITAEPVFMLVDADTDADLMELKDGATLNLSTLPPHLTVRVEFPGLSFGSVVFSLNATPVQTENQAPYALAGDNNGDFAPFAFPYGTQVLTALPYSQPNGLGVAELPATVHFSVVPSQVSGFTLIDAATDQPLRTLHDGDVLDKADFTTQVFNVRVDTKADSVGSVGIRIYRDGTLVASRTENQCPYAVWSDAAGDYHPWSAEPGTYTLWAAPYAAADRQGTPGEAMQISYTVVDTLPTASTPRAQSAAHTAAPVDFQLLPNPTSGRVQVDYTSASASAVLEFLLYDATGRLLSRHAAVGALHQQLDLHDRPAGVYYAVLIHPAGRITRKVVLQ; from the coding sequence ATGCCTTCTTTTTCACTCGTTCCGCCACGCGCGCGGTCCCAATCCGCACGCTGGCTTACCCAAACGCTCCTGTGGGGCGGTACGGCCGCGGTGCTCCTCTCTACCGCCGCCCATGCCCAGGACGACCAGCTTCTCAAACGGGCGGTGCTCGATGCCGCCACCTTTTCGCCCGGCCCTACGTCGGGTACGCGCATCGGCGAAGGGTCGGTCAACGGACAGCCCGTTCCGTTCGTCGACCAGCAGCCGGTCCAGGGCATCTCGGCCATTCTGGCCAACGACAACGGCACGTTTTGGGTGATGTCGGACAACGGCTTCGGCAGCTTCGAAAACTCGGCCGACTACCTGTTACGCGTCTACCTCATCAAGCCCCGCTTCGAAAAAAAGGGCGGCGGCAAGGGCGACATCAAGGTACTGAAGTACATCACGCTGCACGATCCGGACCAACACATTCCTTTTGCCATCACGAATGCGTTTTCTGACGAGCGCCTCCTGACGGGCGCTGACTTCGACATCGAATCGATTCAGCGCGACCGGGACGGCACGCTCTGGTTTGGCGACGAATTCGGGCCGTTCCTGCTCCACACCGACGCGCAGGGGAAGGTGCTGGAAGCACCGATTGCCCTGCCCGACTTCGCAAACGAAGGCCAGGACGTACGCGCACCGCAAAACCCTTACCTGGAAGAGGCCAGCGCCGGACGCATTATGAACGCCATGTACGCCCACGCCAAACGCTTCGGTAACGAACGCGTTCCCGTCATGTCGCCCTGGTACGTGATGATCGACGACCAGGACCCTACGACGTTCGATCCCAGCCGCGAAACTCCGCCCGCCGGCTTGCCCGCGGCGTCCAGCGATATTTTTAACGTTTCGTCACTGCAAAGTGCAGGCTATCCGGTGGTGGCCTGGACCGTGAACGACTCCGCCAGCATGCAGAAGCTGATGCAACAGGGCGTAAACGGCATCATTTCCGATAACCCCGCCCTGCTGTGGGAGATGGTGAGCCAGTACGACGGCAACGGCGATGGGCAACCCGACTTTCTGGACGAAGAGGGTCTGCTGGATGTCCACCTGTTCGACGCCCAGGGCCACCGGGGCGGACGCAACCTGCGGCCGGAAAATACGCTACCCGCCATGGAAGCGGCGCTCGACTACCTGATGACGACCCTGGAAACCGACTGTGGCATTACGGCCGACGGCGTGCCCATACTCGACCACGATCCGCACATCGAATCGGCCAAAGCGCGCAAAGCCGACGGCACCCCCTACACCTACGAAGACGAGGTGCTGGTGAAAGACCTGACGCTGGCCGAAATTCAGACGACGTTCATCGCCGACCAGCTGCTGGCCGGTCGACCGGATCAGACGAACGACCTGACCCTCTCGCCGGTTTCGGTAGCGTTCGCCAGCGCCAAAGGCCTCATGAGTCCGTACGTGATGCCCTCGCTCGCGCAACTGTTCGAGTTTGTGGACTATTACGTCTACTATTACCACTACGGCCCCGGCAGCAGCAGCCCGAACGCCGCGTTGCGCTGGAAAAATGCCGCCCGGGTGCGATTCAACATCGAAACGAAAACCAACCCGCGCACCGACACCGACAACCGGGGGGATGTGTTTGCCGAACGGACCATCGCCACTGAACCGTTTGCAAAAGCCGTCGCCGACGTGATTATGGCGCACGGCCTGGAAGAACGCGCCGACATCCAGAGCTTCGACTTCAACACGCTGCTGGTGGTGCATGCCTACGCCCCGGCGATCCGTACGGTCTGCCTGTTCGGCGACTTCCCGAAAGTGGGCGACAGCGGCGACGGCACCAACTTGCAGGACCAGGACGGCACCAATACGCCGTGGCTGGGCGGCCTCTACTGGCCCTACCGCCAGACCAAGCGCGACCATCCGGTGCGGGCGCAGGGCAGCGGTGGCTTTGAAGGCATGGCGTACGACCCGTGGGCCAAACGCCTGCTGCCGCTCCTGGAAAAACCACTGATTGGAGATGATCCGCGTCAACTGCTGATCCACGAATTCGACCTGCCCAGCAAGTCGTATACCGGCGTGCAGTACCGTTACCCGCTGCACCCGCGCGGTGCCGCCATTGGCGACTTTATTCTCTTCAATCCGAAGCGTGGCCTGATCATCGAGCGCGACGGTTCGCAGGGTAACCTGGAGGGATTCAAGCAGGTCTACGAAATCGAATTATTTGACGACGGTGCCCTGGTCGGCAAGAAAGACGCCGTCGACCTGCTCGACCTCCGCGACCCGCACCAGATTTCCGGCCCCGGCCTGCCTGGCGACGTGGGGCTGGGCGAGCGCTTTGCCTTCCCGTTCGTGACCATCGAAAGTGTGGTGGTGTTCAACGACAAACGCATCGGCATCCTGAACGACAACAACTATCCGTTCTCCATCGGGCGGCACGTGGGCGCGGGTCTGCCCGACGATAACGAGTTCATCGTCCTGAAGCTGGGCGAAAAATTAGGCAAAGGCCACATCACGGCGGAGCCGGTCTTTATGCTGGTCGATGCCGATACCGACGCTGACCTGATGGAACTGAAAGACGGCGCCACGCTGAACCTGTCGACCCTGCCTCCGCACCTGACGGTCCGCGTTGAGTTTCCGGGCCTGTCCTTCGGCAGCGTGGTATTTAGCCTGAACGCGACGCCGGTACAGACCGAGAACCAGGCACCTTATGCCCTGGCCGGTGACAATAATGGCGATTTTGCACCCTTTGCGTTTCCCTACGGCACGCAGGTACTGACGGCCCTTCCCTACTCCCAGCCGAACGGCCTGGGCGTGGCGGAGTTGCCCGCGACGGTTCATTTCTCGGTCGTTCCGAGCCAAGTCAGCGGCTTTACGCTGATCGATGCCGCCACCGACCAACCGCTGCGCACGCTGCACGATGGCGATGTGCTGGACAAAGCCGATTTTACGACCCAGGTGTTCAACGTTCGTGTCGATACCAAAGCCGATTCGGTGGGGAGCGTGGGCATCCGCATCTACCGCGACGGGACGCTGGTAGCCAGCCGCACCGAGAACCAATGTCCCTACGCCGTCTGGTCCGATGCCGCCGGCGATTACCACCCGTGGTCGGCCGAGCCCGGTACGTACACCCTGTGGGCAGCGCCTTATGCAGCCGCCGACCGGCAGGGCACACCGGGCGAAGCCATGCAGATCAGCTACACCGTCGTCGACACCCTACCGACAGCCAGCACACCCCGGGCCCAATCGGCGGCCCACACCGCGGCGCCTGTCGACTTTCAACTACTCCCCAATCCGACCTCGGGCCGTGTGCAGGTAGACTATACAAGCGCCTCCGCATCGGCCGTGCTGGAGTTTCTTCTGTACGATGCTACGGGTCGTCTTCTGAGCCGCCATGCGGCGGTGGGTGCGCTGCATCAGCAACTTGATTTGCACGATCGTCCGGCAGGCGTGTACTACGCCGTGCTGATCCACCCGGCAGGGCGGATTACCCGCAAGGTCGTGCTCCAGTAA